Proteins co-encoded in one Erinaceus europaeus chromosome 2, mEriEur2.1, whole genome shotgun sequence genomic window:
- the RRAD gene encoding GTP-binding protein RAD, with protein MTLNGGSGAGGNRGGARERERRRGSTPWGPAPPLHRRSMPVDERDLQAALAPGALAAAGTRTGPQGPRLDWPEGSSDSLSSGGSDSDESVYKVLLLGAPGVGKSALARIFGGVEDGPEVETAGHTYDRSITVDGEETSLMVYDIWEQDGGHWLPGHCMAMGDAYVIVYSVTDKGSFEKASELRIQLRRARQTDDVPIILVGNKSDLVRSREVSVDEGRACAVVFDCKFIETSAALHHNVQALFEGVVRQIRLRRDSKEANARRQAGTQRRESLGKKAKRFLGRIVARNSRKMAFRAKSKSCHDLSVL; from the exons ATGACTCTGAACGGCGGCAGTGGAGCTGGCGGGAACCGCGGCGGGGCCCGGGAGCGTGAGCGCCGTCGGGGCAGCACACCCTGGGGCCCCGCGCCCCCGCTGCACCGCCGCAGCATGCCGGTGGACGAGCGCGACCTGCAGGCGGCGCTGGCGCCTGGTGCTCTGGCAGCGGCAGGGACCCGGACCGGGCCCCAGGGACCCAGGTTGGACTGGCCGGAGGGCTCCTCTGACTCGCTCAGCTCTGGGGGCAGCGACTCAGACGAGAGCGTTTACAAGGTGCTGCTGCTGGGGGCGCCAGGGGTGGGCAAGAGCGCTCTGGCACGCATCTTCGGTGGCGTGGAGGATGGGCCTGAAGTGgagactgcag GGCACACCTATGATCGCTCTATCACGGTGGATGGAGAGGAGACATCCCTTATGGTCTATGATATTTGGGAGCAG GATGGGGGACACTGGCTACCTGGTCACTGCATGGCTATGGGAGATGCATACGTCATCGTGTACTCAGTGACAGACAAGGGCAGCTTTGAGAAAGCCTCAGAACTGAGGATCCAGCTGCGGCGAGCACGGCAGACAGATGATGTGCCCATTATCCTAGTGGGCAACAAGAGTGACCTGGTGCGCTCACGTGAGGTCTCCGTGGATG agggccGGGCCTGTGCTGTGGTCTTTGACTGCAAGTTTATTGAGACGTCAGCTGCTCTGCACCACAATGTCCAGGCACTGTTTGAAGGAGTCGTGCGCCAGATACGTCTGCGCAGGGACAGCAAAGAGGCCAATGCCCGTcggcaggcaggcacccagcggCGAGAAAGCCTTGGCAAGAAGGCAAAGCGCTTCCTGGGTCGCATTGTAGCCCGAAACAGCCGCAAGATGGCCTTTCGGGCCAAGTCCAAGTCCTGCCACGACCTCTCAGTGCTCTAG